Proteins from a genomic interval of Paenibacillus lentus:
- a CDS encoding beta-mannosidase: MSIQQKVLNQWSFKACDETDWFTATVPGTVHTDLLRHGLISDPFYGTNEHDLQWIDKKDWEYKSSFELPEGWQDLPRIELVFDGLDTYADIYVNEQHVLSADNMFRAWRMDVKEQLTAGNNEILIRFRSPIMEDLPKLAELGYALPAANDQSELGGIEEQKVSIFARKAPYHYGWDWGPRFVTSGIWREVRLEAWSVPKISDLYIQQDEVSADKAKLTAVVEVNAVSAWSGSLRISTEDMSWEQEVDLQPGLQTITLDLEVAKPRLWWCRGLGEPSLYAFRAALLQDEKVISEKIIRTGLRKIELIREKDEAGTSFFFKLNGVRVFIKGANHIPNDSFTTEVTRERYRHEIASAVESNMNMLRVWGGGIYEEDIFYELCDEYGLLVWQDFMFACSMYPGDEAFLKNVAAEAEYNVKRLRNHPSIALWCGNNEIDSAWAHYSWGTGWGWKEKFESSEIREKIWADYEAVFHQILPDAVNEWAPGTDYWPSSPLRSLTGDENQHATQVTGEGDVHYWGVWHAVEPFDNYNKKVGRFMSEYGFQSFPELDTVLKYAPEQQLELESKVMLAHQKNGRGNQLIKEYMEQYLPEPRDFKSFLYMSQILQAQAIETAIEAHRRNKPYCMGTLYWQMNDCWPVASWAGMDYYGRWKALQYTVRRSFRDVMLSVDGTQEGEIAVYLISDQQQPVEGILKLSLYDFGGQLLHMMKQEVAVGADAADKVFTAGTEELLGTYDPKCVVLLVQLEQAGVVLDSKHFYFASFREIELPDAEITIEEVPGSGGTSFTLQSDSLARQVWVLAEEEGIFSDNFFDLIPGLPHTVTFQRRSSGDKAFVQDKPGMLTVRSMKNFIA; the protein is encoded by the coding sequence GACGAGACGGACTGGTTCACCGCCACAGTTCCAGGCACCGTGCATACTGATTTGCTGCGGCATGGTCTGATTTCAGACCCGTTCTACGGCACGAATGAACATGATTTACAATGGATCGATAAGAAGGATTGGGAATACAAGTCAAGCTTCGAGCTGCCGGAAGGGTGGCAGGATTTGCCCCGGATTGAGCTTGTGTTTGACGGTTTGGATACATATGCGGACATCTATGTGAACGAGCAGCATGTGCTGTCTGCCGATAATATGTTCAGAGCCTGGCGGATGGATGTCAAGGAGCAACTGACTGCAGGAAATAATGAAATACTCATTAGATTCCGTTCGCCGATTATGGAGGACTTGCCTAAGCTGGCAGAGCTTGGATATGCTCTGCCAGCAGCGAATGACCAATCTGAGTTGGGCGGTATAGAGGAGCAGAAGGTCAGTATTTTTGCCCGCAAAGCACCGTATCATTATGGATGGGATTGGGGGCCGCGATTCGTGACCAGCGGCATATGGCGAGAGGTTCGTCTGGAGGCGTGGTCAGTTCCGAAAATTAGCGACCTGTATATTCAACAGGATGAGGTAAGCGCTGACAAGGCTAAACTGACGGCCGTCGTTGAAGTCAATGCGGTATCAGCCTGGAGTGGAAGCCTGCGCATTAGTACGGAGGATATGAGCTGGGAACAAGAGGTCGATCTCCAGCCTGGGCTGCAAACGATAACGTTGGATCTTGAGGTTGCTAAACCAAGACTATGGTGGTGCCGTGGACTTGGTGAACCATCCCTGTATGCATTCCGTGCGGCTTTGCTGCAGGATGAGAAGGTTATTTCCGAGAAAATCATAAGAACAGGCTTGCGCAAGATTGAGTTAATTCGCGAGAAGGATGAGGCAGGAACGTCTTTCTTTTTTAAATTAAACGGGGTGCGTGTATTCATTAAAGGCGCTAACCACATTCCAAATGACAGCTTCACAACAGAGGTCACACGGGAGCGTTATCGCCATGAAATTGCCTCGGCGGTGGAGAGTAATATGAACATGCTGCGCGTGTGGGGTGGAGGAATCTATGAAGAGGATATTTTTTATGAGCTGTGCGATGAATATGGCCTGCTAGTCTGGCAGGATTTCATGTTTGCCTGCAGTATGTATCCAGGGGACGAGGCCTTCCTTAAGAATGTGGCCGCTGAAGCAGAATATAACGTGAAGCGTCTACGGAATCATCCATCTATCGCCCTGTGGTGCGGAAATAACGAGATTGATTCTGCTTGGGCGCATTATTCCTGGGGTACAGGCTGGGGCTGGAAGGAGAAATTTGAGAGCTCTGAGATTAGGGAGAAAATTTGGGCTGATTATGAGGCGGTGTTTCACCAAATTCTGCCTGATGCCGTGAATGAATGGGCACCTGGCACTGATTACTGGCCGTCCTCTCCACTGCGCAGTTTGACCGGCGATGAGAATCAGCATGCGACTCAGGTAACCGGGGAAGGGGACGTTCACTATTGGGGTGTGTGGCACGCGGTAGAGCCATTTGATAACTATAATAAAAAAGTTGGCCGATTCATGAGTGAATATGGGTTTCAGTCCTTTCCTGAACTGGATACCGTACTGAAATACGCGCCGGAACAGCAACTGGAGCTGGAGTCCAAGGTTATGCTGGCTCACCAGAAGAATGGCCGAGGGAATCAGTTGATCAAGGAATATATGGAACAATATTTGCCAGAACCGCGAGATTTCAAGTCATTCCTGTATATGAGCCAAATTTTGCAGGCGCAGGCAATCGAAACAGCGATCGAAGCACATCGCAGGAATAAGCCTTACTGCATGGGAACGCTGTATTGGCAAATGAATGACTGCTGGCCTGTCGCTTCCTGGGCGGGTATGGATTACTATGGCCGCTGGAAGGCTTTGCAGTATACGGTTCGTCGAAGCTTCCGGGATGTTATGCTTTCGGTTGACGGTACGCAGGAAGGGGAGATAGCGGTTTATCTAATCTCCGATCAGCAGCAGCCTGTTGAAGGAATTTTGAAGCTAAGCCTGTATGATTTTGGCGGTCAACTGCTGCATATGATGAAACAAGAGGTTGCTGTCGGTGCCGATGCTGCAGACAAAGTGTTTACTGCTGGAACAGAAGAGTTACTGGGAACTTATGATCCCAAGTGTGTCGTTTTACTTGTTCAATTGGAACAGGCTGGTGTTGTGTTGGATAGTAAGCATTTTTACTTTGCATCTTTCCGCGAGATTGAGCTGCCGGATGCTGAGATTACCATCGAAGAGGTTCCGGGAAGCGGTGGCACGTCCTTTACGCTTCAAAGTGATAGTCTTGCAAGGCAAGTATGGGTGTTGGCGGAGGAAGAGGGAATTTTCTCCGATAACTTCTTCGATCTTATTCCGGGCTTGCCGCACACCGTGACCTTTCAGCGCCGCAGTTCCGGCGATAAAGCATTTGTTCAGGATAAGCCGGGGATGCTGACGGTAAGATCCATGAAGAATTTTATAGCATAG
- a CDS encoding L,D-transpeptidase family protein, translated as MTIWGSFSHAAVHHDPSLPIVADEGLYTIEIYPQYHQLIVRAQGQKFKTYPIAVGNPATPTPVGEYKVIYKGTDWGPSFGPRWLGLNVPWGTYGIHGTNKPNSIGQHLSHGCIRMRNRDVIELYDMIPIGTKVIIFGHVLGNAEHDPRALAEGDVGGEVQLIQSRLKSAGYFNGVCNGKFRTDTTAALKRYQKEHGLIPNGIVSQKVYESLGLLE; from the coding sequence ATGACAATCTGGGGATCTTTCTCACACGCAGCCGTACATCATGACCCCTCACTGCCTATTGTGGCGGACGAAGGGCTTTATACGATTGAAATCTATCCGCAGTATCACCAACTTATCGTGCGTGCGCAAGGGCAAAAGTTCAAGACATATCCTATTGCTGTCGGAAATCCGGCCACACCTACCCCTGTCGGCGAGTACAAAGTCATTTACAAGGGAACCGATTGGGGGCCATCCTTTGGCCCTCGTTGGCTAGGATTGAATGTCCCCTGGGGAACCTACGGCATTCATGGCACGAATAAGCCTAATTCCATTGGACAGCACTTAAGCCACGGCTGCATACGGATGCGTAACAGAGATGTAATCGAACTGTATGATATGATTCCGATCGGCACCAAAGTAATCATATTCGGACACGTGCTGGGCAACGCCGAGCATGACCCCAGAGCTTTAGCCGAAGGCGATGTCGGAGGAGAAGTTCAACTGATCCAATCCCGGCTGAAAAGCGCTGGATATTTCAATGGAGTTTGCAATGGCAAATTCCGAACCGATACGACAGCTGCCTTGAAACGATACCAGAAGGAACATGGGCTCATTCCGAACGGTATCGTCTCACAGAAAGTATATGAATCCTTGGGACTGCTGGAATGA